In Rothia mucilaginosa, one genomic interval encodes:
- a CDS encoding phosphatase PAP2 family protein has translation MKKTSKAQTTGAGNPGWGDSENLDATRALHSSDDAPTTVFSSDETAVLSDYQDPTAVLSDYQDPTAVLSDYQDPTEVLNAHETATPAAGHSDDRTKVLTDYGSSPANEAAPAGSANAESANTEVISSHPEHTEVIGATRPLPRAYRAPIKIPETIPSPQERASQGHYGADEPMQATRRLDPPKPPVSSFPLNNQMGAPQMGTPQMGAQQPLPPQMPPQAPPQPVAYPPEAYPAAAYPNGAYVQTGQVPVDASGRPVDRPGEEQGHHLPSTGVLMRHVMALLFLGLTLYGAFVFFIYTATGQQVDEQAYTEYAHQFKSYRGPTLTALDSLPVVVGVIAVLGLVAVLIWKHRFLPSLIGVLVAAAAVTSTYLLKHYLIVKPDLGVQEALSNSAPSGHTTFAAAAGAALFLAAPRFLRPTVALCAAFATCLTGASTIINGWHRPADVVTAILVTAIWTVVGMGVLRYVRPADFAVAARGGLVLVPLMTIATLFLSFCAVILYLIAIFAPIPGGAFTAATCMIIAVSFGTTALMVNLLRPRNSNRSAYSKVWSYQ, from the coding sequence ATGAAGAAGACATCAAAGGCGCAAACAACAGGTGCGGGGAACCCCGGTTGGGGCGATTCGGAGAACCTGGACGCTACTCGCGCTCTTCACTCTTCTGATGACGCGCCCACTACAGTGTTTTCCTCTGATGAGACTGCGGTGCTCTCTGACTATCAGGACCCGACTGCGGTGCTCTCTGACTATCAGGACCCGACTGCGGTGCTCTCTGACTATCAGGATCCTACTGAGGTGCTTAACGCTCACGAAACGGCTACCCCCGCTGCGGGGCACAGCGATGACCGTACGAAAGTTCTGACCGATTACGGTTCATCGCCGGCTAACGAAGCTGCGCCGGCAGGTTCCGCGAACGCTGAATCCGCGAATACCGAAGTTATTTCTTCGCACCCCGAACATACAGAGGTTATTGGTGCGACCCGTCCTCTGCCGCGCGCCTACCGCGCCCCGATTAAGATTCCTGAGACGATTCCCTCGCCGCAGGAACGTGCTTCCCAGGGGCACTACGGTGCGGATGAGCCGATGCAGGCTACTCGCCGTCTCGATCCGCCGAAGCCTCCGGTGAGCAGTTTTCCGCTGAACAATCAGATGGGTGCCCCCCAAATGGGTACGCCTCAGATGGGTGCGCAGCAGCCGCTTCCTCCGCAGATGCCCCCGCAGGCGCCTCCGCAACCGGTGGCTTATCCTCCCGAGGCGTATCCTGCCGCCGCCTACCCGAACGGTGCGTATGTTCAGACCGGTCAGGTTCCCGTGGATGCTTCGGGCCGCCCGGTGGATCGTCCCGGCGAAGAGCAGGGGCACCACCTTCCGAGTACCGGCGTTTTGATGCGTCACGTGATGGCGTTGCTGTTCTTGGGTCTGACGCTCTACGGTGCGTTCGTGTTCTTCATTTACACGGCGACCGGCCAGCAGGTTGATGAGCAGGCGTACACCGAGTACGCACACCAGTTCAAGAGCTACCGCGGTCCGACCCTGACCGCGTTGGATTCTCTTCCTGTGGTTGTCGGCGTGATTGCCGTTTTGGGTCTGGTTGCGGTGCTGATTTGGAAACACCGGTTCCTGCCCTCGCTGATTGGTGTGCTGGTCGCGGCTGCGGCGGTGACGAGTACGTATCTGCTCAAGCACTATCTGATTGTGAAGCCCGACCTGGGTGTTCAGGAGGCGCTGAGCAACTCGGCACCCAGCGGCCACACGACCTTCGCCGCGGCGGCTGGCGCGGCGCTCTTCCTTGCGGCGCCTCGTTTCTTGCGGCCCACGGTGGCTCTCTGCGCGGCGTTTGCTACCTGCCTGACGGGTGCCTCCACGATTATTAATGGTTGGCACCGCCCAGCGGATGTGGTGACCGCTATCCTGGTCACCGCCATCTGGACGGTTGTGGGTATGGGCGTGCTGCGTTATGTACGTCCGGCAGATTTTGCGGTGGCGGCGCGTGGCGGTTTGGTGCTGGTGCCGTTGATGACGATTGCGACGCTGTTCCTGTCGTTCTGCGCGGTCATCCTGTATCTGATCGCGATTTTTGCGCCGATTCCCGGTGGTGCGTTTACCGCGGCGACCTGCATGATTATTGCGGTGAGCTTTGGTACGACGGCGTTGATGGTGAACCTGTTGCGCCCGCGTAATAGTAATCGCTCCGCCTATTCGAAGGTGTGGAGTTATCAGTAA
- a CDS encoding cupin domain-containing protein: MAGTHEGRVLVFPQLTEALTPFEDKPQARKIVDADGGNLTLMELAAGQSWHEHHSVHPIFVQVLKGEVIFHVKDRDITLVPGKPIHVTAKLLHSLRAVKDSTLLVTMLTGESHPEPKVNIDVEEV, translated from the coding sequence ATGGCAGGTACCCATGAAGGCCGCGTCCTCGTATTCCCTCAGCTCACCGAAGCGCTGACCCCCTTTGAAGATAAGCCCCAGGCTCGCAAGATTGTTGATGCCGACGGCGGCAACCTGACCCTCATGGAACTGGCTGCAGGCCAGTCCTGGCACGAGCACCACAGCGTGCACCCCATCTTCGTGCAGGTGCTCAAGGGCGAGGTTATCTTCCACGTGAAGGACCGCGATATTACCCTGGTGCCCGGCAAGCCGATTCACGTGACCGCTAAGCTGCTGCACTCCCTGCGCGCCGTGAAGGACTCCACCCTGCTGGTGACCATGCTGACCGGCGAATCGCACCCCGAACCCAAGGTCAATATTGACGTCGAAGAGGT